The following nucleotide sequence is from Aedes aegypti strain LVP_AGWG chromosome 3, AaegL5.0 Primary Assembly, whole genome shotgun sequence.
GAATTTTTATAAGGGTCTtatatgaaattcgatagtccatttgcctgagtgcaagataatttgccgaagacatcccCAGAGGTTTTGGTCAACCAAAGTATGCTCCTGCCCCATTGTTTGGCCGTACACAATGTGGCGCATTTGTGTCACACTTTTTCTGGGCCATTTATTTCCAGCCTTTCGTTGGATCGAGCGCCATCGTTGCCGTTGCCGTACTCCATCGTGTTTGACttcatgtttacaatgaaatgtgCTTGTACGTGTTTATCTGCGTTTCATCCTTGTGAACGGGGGGATGATGAGGGAACTGGCTTTCCACAATTTGGACAGATTGGTTTCGATGGAATTTGCACGCggaaaaaatgcttgaaatatTAGGCACTCTGTTCTGATGATTACGTGTGCGTTGCCGGAATGATGCAGCATAACAATGTTTACTGTTCCGCAAATTGCGATCAATTCCGGGAATAAGTTTTTCATCATCCTAAATGTAGGAAGCGCTCCTGAATCACCAAAATTAATTTACCAACAAAATAGAACATATGCGGTGCCACCAGTTCGACACGTGGATGCATGTGGCCAACGAATTTTGGCTTTCTCATCAGTGGACCAATTGTTCCTGCTTCATCATCAGCTGATGCTCGCTTCGGTTGTTTGTCGGTTGGACATTTTAATTTGATCCTTCACCCACCGTACCGGCACCACCTCTCACCCCATCACCACCAGCCTAATCTAACGGCAGACAGGGTAAATGCCTTCATTTATTTGGCCACGTGTCGAGGCttgtaattaaataaaattcctTAATACTGGCTGCTAAGCCTCAATGGCGGGTCTGCCGGGCGTTGGAATCGTAGGGATGTCAAAGTCGGAGGGAACGCCGATATCGGGCTCTACAATTCTTCCCCCTGTTTGCCTATTTCGCTAACGTTGCTCGCCTTGATAGGAATGCGAAGCACCGAGGGCTCATCAGTAAGGGATGAAGATCGTTACTCGAAGACACAAGTGGCAGCCGTTAAGAGGCCTTCACTTTGCAGTTGCTTGAATTGTATGATAAACCATATTACACAAACCGAGGATTTCGAGATTTATTTATACCATCGATTTTGCTTCGCATCAGTTGCTGACGCAATCTTGAAGACTAGGTTGTTGGGTTATGGATCGGTTTATGAGATTTCCAAGAAAGACAATGATAAAAATTGAAGTACATGGTACATACTAAGCATTAAAcgtgttttgcattttttggtCAATGGTACAATTCTATGTATAACGGCAATAACAGTGTGCAATCAACTTTTATTCTACTCTTTGATGTTTTTAGAACTACTCAAATACATCGGAatgctattttttcaaccgtttGATTGCTTCTCGATACTTGTTTGAACCcatgccttcgattttttgttggacccgttagcgaaagcaagcggtggtaattcttcttggacaccgccttggaaaaaaaaacctcttcgAAGTTCACgttttctttcgtttattcatttATGGTTGCAACTACGAACAAGCGGataggtgaatctctgaattcacaacttcctaccAAAAGAGTGGGTtctaaaactgtcactaaacgtggaaaaaatggaagaaaggacgtttatccggaatgcgaactttcttccaagggtgaaatggataatgtagataattgcatcgaaaagagcaatcagttcgatgctctagacaaattttccgaacactaaATAGAActagtctctagcccaggctttttgagttaagtgaggaagcaaagagtgccgtctatcgtggtcagttgttccgaatttgcgggatttaggcaagggtcttgaactccattaggaaaATCAAAGTCTCCTTtaaaatcgcaaagaaaggagactgtcgcgttttgccggaaactgttaaagatcgcgaacttcttctcaaacatcttgaagagaagaagtacAAATTGttaacttatgacgacaaaactgaacgtttgttcaaagccGTCTTTAAAGGTCTCTTAAGTTACTTTAAGTCACCTAAAGAGATCAATGATGGAACAAAAAatgttgtcattggtgactttgatgccaaacatcggtcatgggataattctcaaagtaatttcaacggcagaattttatttgatgagtgctcttcaggatatttctcaattcaattccctgatagccctacacgtttttctcttctagaaatccatctacgaatgatttgatcttaaccgactctagtcatctttgttgCCAActtattactcatgctgatttttattctgatcatgtccctgttacgtttcaaatatcccatgaagcgattctcaatcctatcagctccacttacaattattttcgagccgacttgaatatatatcaaacatatattgactctaatattgattttaacatttctttacaaacaaaatcagaaaatgtttttcacaattaacaaacaaaaatatttaaaataaaatttctcgatTGGACCTTGGCGcgaagcccttttggaaattatctaaaatttcgaaaaaacctcagaagccaataccggcattgaaagaggaaaacaaattattactaactaattgcttaaaacctcaaaaacttgctatgcagtttgaaagcgcgcacaattttaatttaggattaacaagttactcaggacttcgaaaatattctcaatcaagagaacattttcgaaaattactgggagactgattgggaagaagtgagaactattattgaaaaaatcaaaaatatgaaagctcctggtgctgatggaattttttacatcctcatcaagaaactttcagaaagtagcttatcattcttagttgaaatatttaacaaatgttttcaattagcatatttccctgacaaatggaaaaatgctaaggttgtaccaattttaaaaccaaacaaaaatcctgcagaagcttctagctatcgtccaatcagtttgctttcctccttcagtaaactttttgaaaaggttattttgaacaaaatgatggtccacatcaacgaaaattcaatttttgccaatggacagttcggattccgccatggacattcgaccactcatcaacttttacgtgtaacaaatttgatccgttccaacaaatctgaaggctattctactggtcttgatcttttagacatagaaaaagcattcgacagtgtttggcatgaaggtttgatcgtgaaattaaaaaactttaattttccaatatagattgttagaataattcaaagttatctgtcaaatcgtacacttcaggttaattatcagaactctagaCCTGAaagacttcatgtaagagctggtgttccccaaggcagcattttgggaccaatattatacaatattttcacatctgactaacctgagttacctcatggatgtcaaaaatccttgtttgcggatgacttGAGGCCTGCCAAAGGacaaagtctgcgtgtcatctgtagtcgattgcaaacaagtttggatatttttttttcatacttgcaaagatggaagatttctcctaatgcttccaaaactcaactaataatattcccacataaaccaaaagctctttatttgaaacctgcaagtagacatgttgtcacgctgagaggggttccaatatattggtcagatgaagttaagtatctagggctcatgttcaagccaaatgtaacaaatatgtaaacatGTCTTTATTCACCTAATTAtaactttgtcttaagagcaagttcttgatcttcaaacaaattttcatgccAGCCATTTTGTACTAACAAAGCCTAGCTGTTGTTattccaggaagaaagctctgcagaggattggaagaaaattaaaaaaaaaacaattctgaAGCTTCCTGGTTTAGTTCTAATGAGTTCCATAGTTCCATATTCcaagttgaaacattggaacaaatttcgaaTACAAATATTAACAATTTTAGGCATAAATCGTTGCATTATATTAGTCActattaatgcgttatatatttaggttcatttatttgaaagcgttttttctctAACCCTTTTTGTTACCCCGTTAGAAGGTGATATTTACCAGCCCAAAGAGTTAGCCCAGGCAACTTATCGAACACGTAGCCTTATCCAACTGTCGATGTATTTTACTCAACGTCGTGGGATTGGCTTAATGGTTCGATTGATAGCAAGTAAATGGTAATTATAGATTAGAGCAAATATTTGGCTGTTGAAGGTCAGTGCCTATCAATTTGGACGTTTTCTaatttctaaaacatttttttttaagtgctGCTATATGAAATGGAAGAATGAAACTTTGACAGACTAGGATCATGAATGATTGctatagttgttttttttttcttatggttacaaaaaaaatctatagggtAAGTTCGTTCTTAGTGAAATATTAAATATCGGCGGTTGAAAGGTGGATGCAGCAATACGATAATCACCTGAATGACGCCGGAAACAAAGGCCGCGTGTGCAGCAGTCTGTAGACCACTCTAGATATATTCTTTTTTTATTCTAAACATTCCGTACTGGGAAAAAGAGCTTTACTATCAGCAGTACAGCACCAAGACTTTTATAATGAAGGGTTCTCAGTAACGATACGATAATAACAGATTTTCTGAAAATGAACTTAATACGCAAAGTTTCTTCGTTCACGTGTGAATTGATTAAATATGCCACAAATCCGAACATATCGTCCGCCCATAATTTCGTCAAAACTAATCCctcttttttatcaattttcacgagtagaacataatccGATATGCAGATGTCAATGCATCCGGGACGGCTTATCATAAATGGTCAAAGTGCCATTTGACGGATTGCGATGCTTTATCAGCAACCTGAATAGCTCGAGGTTTCGGTCGAGCCCATTTTTCAAGATAAACCTGCTTAAAATCCAGCATGGCACCAAAAAAAACTGTCACCGTGCACATTCGATCGGTCAGTTTAGCTTGAACCACGGAAACGAGATGTGGTGGAAATTTATAGCAACGGGTTTGCTGGTAATAGCCGCGCGGATAGCGGCTCAAGATCCTGGCCAAGTTGAGTTCGACTGCAGTTCAGTGCTGACGTATGCCTTCTTCTCGTTGGAGGCGAATTGTAGtcgttttgtgttctgtaataATACAGAGGCGAAGCATTTTGAATGTGGCGGTGACGAGATTTGGTCCCAAGCTAACGGGGCTTGCGTACTCGGTGATCAAGAAACGTGTGAAGAATGGACTCTTAAAAATGCCTGCGGAAACAATACAGACGATAGGTTAGTTTCGTATCCCAGAGATTGTGGCAAATACATCCAGTGTGGTGAAGATGAAGTCAAAGTGCTGGAATGTGAAccaggaatgattttcagtgaGTTACGCTCTCAGTGCTTCGTTGGAAGTTTGAAGGAGTGCGAGTTGCTGGAAAATGTGTGCGATGGTAGAGAAAATGACTATGTGACACATCCTGAACGGTGTGATGTTGCAATTATGTGTGACAAGGAAGAGATAACTACTGAACTTTGTTCTGAGGGTGATatattttcggaagaattccagATTTGCGTTCCAGGTAATTCCAAAACCTGTCAACCTTTGCCACTTGAAGAGATGTGCGTTAACAGAACGGACCAAGTTCTGCTGCATCCGGATCGATGTCAGTCGTACGTGCAATGCCAAAACGGAGTGTCAATTGAGAAAGATTGCTCTCGTGGGACGATTTTCCATCCGAGAAACATGTCATGTGTAGTGGGCAAAGTTGGGGACGGAAATTCATGTGAACTGCTCGATGAAATATGTACAAACTCCATTGTCGGCGAACTTCGGGAACATTCGGATGAGTTTTGTGACATATTTGTAGAATGTTTAGAAGATGAGATACCTCGGATTAATTTTTGTGGGACTGGAAGAATTTGGAGTCAACGATGGCTTTTGTGTATTCCTGGAAACACTATCGGCTGTGTGCCTTCATCGTTGGAAACTATTTGTGACAATCAACAATTTGGAGCGATATTTCCACACCCAGAGGATTGTTCAATGATCGTGAGTTGCAATCTTACACACGCCAATGAAATAGCATGTCCGGAAAATCACATTGTTCAACCTGGCACACTAGGCTGCATCCTAGGTGACCCAAATACTTGTAAATCGCTTGATGAAATGTGTGCGAACCAGATGGATCTCTCCATAAGCTTCCCTGAAGATTGCGAACGATTCGTACGCTGTCGCAACGAGAATCCAAGCTTGGAGCATTGTGCACCAggagaaatttttattgaaacgCTACAAAAATGTACTCCGGGTAACACGGAATCGTGCCTGCCTCTGACCTGTGAAACAGGCTTCACCCGACACCCCAACTACTGCAATTTGTATTTCGACTGTCAAGCAGGGCAAGTTAATGTCAATATGTGTCCATATCAGCTGATTTGGCATGAACACTTGTGGCGCTGTACTCCTGGTTCTGATTGCGTTTATGATCCCTTGGACACTATGTGCATAGGTCGATTCAATGGCGACGTTTTTCCTTATCCGACCAACGACAACAGTTGTGATACTTTCGTGACATGTGCAAACGGTGAGGCATGGAAAGAAACATGTCCATCAGGAATGATTCTTCGGCAGCAAATTCTAGATTGCGTTCCAGGAGATGATCAGACATGCAGAGATTTTGATATGAGTTGCACAAGGGAAAGCGAATGGGTTGAGATTCATCCGACCAGGTGCAATATTCGGATAATTTGTATGTTGGGAGAACTCTCCACGAGAGAGTGTCCAGTAGGACAAATCGTTGACGAAGAATTGTTGATTTGCGTGCCGGGAACCTGCCCCGAAACGAATCCCATTGACACAATTTGTTCCGGCCGTCCAGACGGAGAATTGGTACCAGATCTCGATCAGGCCAACTGCGTAAATTATTATGAATGCCTTAATGGGTTGCCCATTGCTAACAGTTGCCCAGAGGGAcgtatttttcaaagattagAGAAAATATGTGCACCGGGTATTGCTTCTAGATGTGAAGATCTTCGCGATTTCTGTCGGGGAAGACCAAACGGAGCTGCATCGTTTCCTGAGGATGGAAAGTGTAACATATATCTTGCATGCAACGGAGATACGACTGATGTGAGGGATTGTCCTGCCGAAGAAATATTCATAGACGGCAACACAGGTGTTTGTGTTCCAGGCTTTATTCCGGAGTGTACTCGTCTTCCCCTGGAAACCATGTGTCAAGGCAGAGCAGATCAACTGGAATATCCGCATCCGGATGATTGCTCATCATATGTCACTTGCCTAAATAATCAAGCTTCAGTAGACACATGCGAGAGGGGCAATATTTACAGCGGTATCAATAGTCAGTGCCTTGCTGGAGATTCTTGTGTGCTGTTCAACGGTTGTGCAGGTCAAGCGAATGGAATAATTTTACTGCACCCAACATCATCATTATGTGATCTCTACGTAGAATGTGTGAATGGTCTACCAGAAACTAAAGAATGTCCACAAGGGCAAATCATCACCAGTGAAACGGGCAACGTATGCGTTCCAGGAGATAGCAGTACATGCTCTGTGACACTTATAGGTCGGTGAAATATTCCTGGAATCGAAGAAGTGGACAAATGTATAACCACATCATTGCTATCTTAACTATTTCTACGTGGAATGCTCGAAAGTGGCAGCTCACTGTGGGCTCTTTTGCAACGAATGAATTTTTAGATGTTTACAGCAACAAGTGTATGTAGTATGAGGCAAACGAATATGTTAGGTTTAATATATCTGGGACAAGGAttctatttgaagtttatagattAGAGACATGATGACCTCCATTATCCCATTCATCAACATTAATCGCTTGATAAAACGTCAGCTAATGCAAGTTTATTGAGCTTATCTATGGATTAGCTACACTGTACGTGCTGCTGAtaaaatcaaattcatcaaTATGGCTTTTAAAGttagtttgttgtttttcgtACGTAAATCAGAAGAAAGTCGCACCCATTCGAGGCACGTGCAATAATGTAATATTATGCTGAAATCCGCTCTGCCACCGATCATTCAAATCCAGGGAAATCAAAGGGAACTTTGTATCGATGATTGGTACATTTGTAGATTGCATAAGATATCTTATCACGGCTGAATTTGGATTTAGTCAGAAATTGATAAGTCATTTGAAGCGTGTGCTTCAATAATAGTGTGAGTAACATGTTCGGGTTCTCTTCATCAAGCCTCTCTTTCGTGAATGAATGTAACAAGATGCAATTCAGacattatttttgaacatcaacTTGCATTGCTGACAGCGTTCTGATgtgaaaaatcaatcaaacttaCATTTTATCAGCATTATTGACAAAAGTGACAATGAAGACGAAGCTTTTTCAACGTCTGACTTTTTTCTCCTTTTTCAGGATGTAAACAGTCCTACCCTATTATGGAAACCAACGGGGATTAACCAAATTCTAAAGACGATGATAATTCTGTACCTCATCGTGCAACGTTCAAGCTGTTTAGGGTGCCGGATCCTTTTCTTGgcaattttgattcactttggcagggCGTTTTTTTAAAGGCTACTGAGCTCATTTTTACAATATGTGTCGTATCAAAGTGCTCCTCACTTCCAAATCAGTTTcctaggaattttcgaaaacgttttattgattgagaatattttcgaagtcctgagtaacttgattttcagttggactagtgagtcctaaattaaaattgtgcgcgctttcaaactgcatagcaagtttttgagctttttcgcaattagttagtaataatttgttatcCTTTTACAATGCCGGTATCggtttctgaggttttttttttcaaaattttagataatttccaaaagggcttaaagccagggtccaattgagaaattttatattcaaaatttttgtttcttaattgtgcaaaacgtttcttgatttcttcctgcaaatcctgccatataattttttttagcaggatcgcgagtgcgttgaaattgccttctcctcacgtttttaaggcgaagagtttaagatcatcgttcATAattacggattcaaattttgggattgcaatgctcctggcttcaacaacggaatttgttaaagtttcaagagcattgtcaatatcaagttaagtttgtaaagaaatgttgacATCAAGAtcagagtcaacatacgtttcatatgtattccagtcggctcaaaaataattgtaagtggagctgataggattgagaatcgcttcatgggatatttgaaatgtaacagggacataaacagaatcaaaatcaacgtgagtaattaattggctacaaagatcactgagtcggttaagaccaagtcaatcgtagatggatttctagaagaggaaaaa
It contains:
- the LOC5574698 gene encoding uncharacterized protein LOC5574698; this encodes MWWKFIATGLLVIAARIAAQDPGQVEFDCSSVLTYAFFSLEANCSRFVFCNNTEAKHFECGGDEIWSQANGACVLGDQETCEEWTLKNACGNNTDDRLVSYPRDCGKYIQCGEDEVKVLECEPGMIFSELRSQCFVGSLKECELLENVCDGRENDYVTHPERCDVAIMCDKEEITTELCSEGDIFSEEFQICVPGNSKTCQPLPLEEMCVNRTDQVLLHPDRCQSYVQCQNGVSIEKDCSRGTIFHPRNMSCVVGKVGDGNSCELLDEICTNSIVGELREHSDEFCDIFVECLEDEIPRINFCGTGRIWSQRWLLCIPGNTIGCVPSSLETICDNQQFGAIFPHPEDCSMIVSCNLTHANEIACPENHIVQPGTLGCILGDPNTCKSLDEMCANQMDLSISFPEDCERFVRCRNENPSLEHCAPGEIFIETLQKCTPGNTESCLPLTCETGFTRHPNYCNLYFDCQAGQVNVNMCPYQLIWHEHLWRCTPGSDCVYDPLDTMCIGRFNGDVFPYPTNDNSCDTFVTCANGEAWKETCPSGMILRQQILDCVPGDDQTCRDFDMSCTRESEWVEIHPTRCNIRIICMLGELSTRECPVGQIVDEELLICVPGTCPETNPIDTICSGRPDGELVPDLDQANCVNYYECLNGLPIANSCPEGRIFQRLEKICAPGIASRCEDLRDFCRGRPNGAASFPEDGKCNIYLACNGDTTDVRDCPAEEIFIDGNTGVCVPGFIPECTRLPLETMCQGRADQLEYPHPDDCSSYVTCLNNQASVDTCERGNIYSGINSQCLAGDSCVLFNGCAGQANGIILLHPTSSLCDLYVECVNGLPETKECPQGQIITSETGNVCVPGDSSTCSVTLIGR